The genomic window AATAGCGGGACGAAATGTTCGTGCGACAGACCTGCGAACGGATGCCCTTTGCTACATCTCGTCGATCTGCGTACTCCGCACTTCGCCCTGCGCTGCCAGCGAGTACCGATCGCGCGTCTTCACGTAGAAACTCGCGCCAAAGCGGCCTATCGGAAAGTAGTGCTGCAGCCGCACCCGCCAGTGTGCGGTGTCGATCAACTCGTCGCGCGCATGCATCCACCGCACTTGGCCGATAAAGATCTGACGGCTTTCGGTTTCGAGCGTTTCCCACAACGTGCACTCAAAGGCGACCGGCACTTCGGCGATGCGTGGCGGCTTGACGTAGTTGCTCGGCAATGCAGTGAAGCCGACCACTTCGAGTTCGCTCACATGCGCCGGATGGCGCTCGCCGCAGCGGTGCATCTGCTCGGCAGTGTCTTCGTCGGCCAGATGCACCACGAACTCGCGCTCGCGCACGATGTTGGCTGCGGTGTCCTTGAGCGCGCCATCTTGCAGGCGGTTGACGCTGATCATCACGATCGGCGGCTCTTCGCCCATCATGTTGAACATGCTGAAGGGCGCCGCATTGACCACGCCGTCGGCGCCGAGCGTGGTCACCAGCGCGATGGGCCGCGGCACGATCAGGCTCGCCATGAGTTTGTAGCGCTGATGTTCGGTCAGTTTCGAGAAGTCGATGTCCATCGGGAGTCCATGGTGTGCACATGACGTTACGGCGCGTCATGCTGGCGGGTTTTTAATGGGATGCATGCCCGAACGCGATCCATCAGAGTATTCCAGAGACCCAGCAGAATTCAGGCCAGCGCGCGAGTCGTCGCCGTGGCGCATTGTTATCGCGCTGCTTGTCCTTGCCGCCGCTGCAGCAGCAGGGTGGTGGTACTGGTCGCGACAGCGGCAAACGACACCGCCCGCACCGACTGCAACGGCGCCACAGCCG from Variovorax sp. PAMC28562 includes these protein-coding regions:
- a CDS encoding flavin reductase family protein; its protein translation is MDIDFSKLTEHQRYKLMASLIVPRPIALVTTLGADGVVNAAPFSMFNMMGEEPPIVMISVNRLQDGALKDTAANIVREREFVVHLADEDTAEQMHRCGERHPAHVSELEVVGFTALPSNYVKPPRIAEVPVAFECTLWETLETESRQIFIGQVRWMHARDELIDTAHWRVRLQHYFPIGRFGASFYVKTRDRYSLAAQGEVRSTQIDEM